Within Marinomonas mediterranea MMB-1, the genomic segment GCAGCGCAAACGTTGCCCTCGGCATTGGACATTATTGTTCGACGAGTACGTCGTGCAATGCGTTCTGAGGTGTGTTCGATATACTTAGTAGACCCGAATACCGAAGAGTATGTGTTGATGGCGACACGCGGATTAAACTCCGGTGGCGCTGGTAAACTGAGCCTTAAGGCGCATGAAGGCTTAGTCAGCCTGGTTGGCCGTCGAGCCGAACCCGTGAACCTTGAAGATGCTCATGCTCACCCCTCTTTCCATTATCTAAGTGGTTCTGGCGAAGAACGCTATAAGTCGTTCTTAGGCGTGCCAATCATTCATCATCGTCAGATTTTAGGTGTACTTGTTGTTCAGCATGAAGACAAACGCCGTTTTGATGAGGGTGAAGAAGCCTTTTTAATTACCTTGTCCGCTCAATTAGCAGGCGTTATCGCGCATGCTGAGGCAACAGGGGCGATGACGACTCTGGATAATACTGAGAAGCCGACGAGTCAAGATTTTCGTTATAAGGGGATTGCGGGTAGTCAAGGGGTTGCGATTGGTAAGGGAATGGTGGTCTACCCACCTGCGGACTTGGATGTTATTCCCGACAGAAAAACGCAAGAGATAGAATCCGAGCTGAGCAGTTTCTCTGATGCACTAAAAGCGGTGCGCAAAGACATTCGACGTGCTAGTTCACGTTTAAGTCAGCATCTTAGTGAAGATGAAAAGGCGTTGTTTGATGTCTATCTTAAGATTCTAGACGATAACGCATTAGCAGCCGAAGTAGAACACAGAATCAAAGAGGGGAACTGGGCTCAAGGCGCGTTGCGTCAGGTAGTGCAGTTCCATATCTCGCATTTTAATCGCATGGAAGACCCTTATCTTCGTGAACGTGCGACGGACATCAGAGATTTAGGACGTCGGATTCTTTCTCACCTCCAAGAAACGGCTCCTAGTCCAACCGAGACCTTTAAAGAGCCCGTCATCTTAATTGGCGAAGAGCTCACCGCTTCTATGTTAGGCGAAGTGCCAATCGATAAAGTAATTGGTTTGGTCTCCGTCATGGGGTCTAGCAACTCACATGTTGCGATTCTCGCTCGTGCGATGGGTATTCCGACCGTTATGGGGGCATTGGATGTTCCCTATACTCAGCTTGATAAAGTCGACATGATTGTTGATGGTTATTCAGGTCAAATCTTTACCAATCCATCTGATCACCTTACAGAAAATTATCAACAGATCGTCGATGAAGAGCGTCAGCTAGAAACTGAGTTTGAAGCGCTAAAAGACCTGCCTTGTGAAACAAAAGACGGGAAGCGCTTGTCTTTATTTGTTAACACAGGTCTCTCAGCAGATATAGCACGATCATTGGACCGTGGCGCAGAGGGAATTGGCTTATACCGGACAGAAGTGCCGTTTATGGTACGTGATCGTTTTCCGACCGAAGCCGAGCAAGAGGTTATCTACCGTCAACAGCTTGAAGGCTTCGC encodes:
- the ptsP gene encoding phosphoenolpyruvate--protein phosphotransferase — protein: MLSLLRRITQEVTAAQTLPSALDIIVRRVRRAMRSEVCSIYLVDPNTEEYVLMATRGLNSGGAGKLSLKAHEGLVSLVGRRAEPVNLEDAHAHPSFHYLSGSGEERYKSFLGVPIIHHRQILGVLVVQHEDKRRFDEGEEAFLITLSAQLAGVIAHAEATGAMTTLDNTEKPTSQDFRYKGIAGSQGVAIGKGMVVYPPADLDVIPDRKTQEIESELSSFSDALKAVRKDIRRASSRLSQHLSEDEKALFDVYLKILDDNALAAEVEHRIKEGNWAQGALRQVVQFHISHFNRMEDPYLRERATDIRDLGRRILSHLQETAPSPTETFKEPVILIGEELTASMLGEVPIDKVIGLVSVMGSSNSHVAILARAMGIPTVMGALDVPYTQLDKVDMIVDGYSGQIFTNPSDHLTENYQQIVDEERQLETEFEALKDLPCETKDGKRLSLFVNTGLSADIARSLDRGAEGIGLYRTEVPFMVRDRFPTEAEQEVIYRQQLEGFAPAPVTVRTLDVGGDKALPYFPIKEENPFLGWRGIRVTLDHLEIFMAQIRAMIKASAGLHNLKIMLPMISNVSEVEEAIVLIQRAYDEVLEEGYDVKMPKVGVMIEVPAAVYQVKELAALVDFMSVGSNDLTQYLLAVDRNNPRVADLYHSFHPAVLRALQSIVTEAKDEHVTLSVCGEMAGDPMGAILFMAMGYDVLSMSSTSLPKVKAVIRHITMEQAENMLSEVLNLSRASAVKKTMEGLMRDANIERFVRPAKSSSMNQ